The genomic window CCCTTGATGGGAGAAGGTGAGGATGAGGGTGAAAGTCCAGAATGAGATCCTGGTTGGTTGCTCAATATGAGTTACCTATAAAAAATCATTCCTATATTTTCAGGATAGAAATGGAGGTGGTATAAGAGGAATAAAATAGGAATCAGGAATGAAAGAATCCTGATGAGTAATTCAATTTAAGTATTTTATTAAAACCCTTAAAGGGAGGGGCATAGAATGAAAAGATCAACAAAAAAGTGTATCATTTTTGGTTTGGTTTTAAGTTTAATGTTCATATTTGCACTGGTAGCTCAGGGTGCAGATAAGCCAGTTTTACGAACCTTGGTTTTCCAGGGATGGGCAAGAACTCCATCCTTGCAAAAGCAAGTTTTAGAGTATGAAAAACTAACCGGAGTAAAAGTAGAAATCGAGGAGGTACCTTTTTCTCAATTTCATGAAAAAATGATTCTCGATTTTGCCAGCAAAGCCGGAACCTATGATTTTATAGGAACCCTGACAGATTGGTTTTCTGAGTTAGTCCGCGGTGGTTATATAATTCCCATTGATGATTACATCAAAAATGATCCTCCCGAAGATTGGCCTAACACATATCCTCAAGCACTTCTCAACCTGCAAACTAAAGATGGCAAACTCTATGGGTTTCCTACTCATGATGGGCCTATTATGCTTTATTATCGGAAGGATTTGTTTGAAGATCCCAAGGAAAAAGAAGCGTTTAAAGAGAAATATGGTTATGAGTTACAATCCCCAAAAACCTGGGCTCAGTTTCTGGATATGGCAATATTTTTTAACCGACCCGATCAAAATTTGAACGGAACCGTGATTGCCGCAAAGCAGGGAGGTCAGCAATTGGCCTATGATTTTTATCTGATGCTTTGGTCTTTTGGTGGAGATATTTTTGATGAAAATTGGAAACCAATCTTTAATTCTCAGGCAGGAATTGACGGTTTACAGTACTATGCTGACCTCAGAAACAAATGGGGAGTAACGCCCAAGGCATCGACTACTTATGACGAAACCGAAAGTGGTCCGATTTATCTTGAAGGAAGAGCAGCTTTGATGTGGCATTGGAGCCACATTGCTTCTTGGGCGGAAATGGAGGATCGATCAAAAATTATTGGAAAAAATGGCTATACAGTATTCCCAGTAGCCGATCCCAACATACCACATACAACTTTAGACATTCACTGGTTTTTTGCTATATCAAGCGCTAGTAAAAACCAAGATGAAACTTATGAGCTCGTAAAATGGCTTTGTAACAAAGAAAACGATAAGGAAGCTGCTTTTATGGGTACCGTTGCTTGCCGATTATCCACTTTCCACGATCCAGATGTATTAGAAAAATTTCCCTTCTATAGCGGTATAGAAGCAGCTTTAGCTGGTGAAGCGAAAACAACCCCCCAAATTGCTGAATATGCTCAGGTTGATGACTTGATCGGCATTGCTTGCTCAAAAGTAATTGCCGGAGAAAAAACTGCTAAGGAAGCATTAGACGAAGCGGCTAAACAGGTAGAAGACTTAATGGCAAAAGCTGGATATTATAAATAAATATGTTTATTTAAGATTTGATTTGAATATGGGGTTGGATGCTACCGGAAATTTTGTTCCGGTAGCATCCACGGAGGGATATTATGTCATCCATTAAAAATAGAAGGTTTAATATACCTCAATTAATGGTTCTTCCTACTATCATTTTTATTCTTGCTGTGAGTGTTTATCCATTAATTTATTCTTTCTATATGACACTTCATGATTGGAGCCTGACCCGGGCTGAACCACCAACTTTTGTAGGTATAGGGAACTATATATCATTATTTCAAGATAGCCGTTTTTGGTACTCTTTTCGAACCACAGTTATTTTTACTGGATGGGCTGTAGTGATGGAAATGGTAATCGGAATGACTTTAGCCCTTTCTATTACTCGCAATACCCGTTTTCAACAAATATGCCGGTCAATTTTACTGATTCCAATGATGATAACTCCAGTTGTTTTATCTCTTATGTGGAAATATATGTATAACCCAGAATACGGGATTTTTAATTATTTTCTTCATTTTTTGAAAATTGAAGGACCCATTTGGCTTGGAGAGCCGTCTCCGGCGCTTCCGGCAGTCATTATGGTTGACATCTGGCAATGGACGCCTTTTGTTTTTCTTCTTTTGTTTTCTGGAATTGCCAGTCTCCCTCCGGACGTTTTTGAAGCAGCCCAGGTAGATGGAGCCACTGGTTTCCAAACTTTCCGTAATATTACTCTTCCTCTGGTCACCCCCTTTTTATTGGTCGCACTTTTAATTCGCTTTATGGATTCATTTCGGATTTTCGACACTATTTATGTCTTGACCAAAGGAGGTCCTGCAAATGCCACTGAAACCTTGAGTATTTATACTTATAAGGTAGGATTCAATTACTTCAATATGGGGTATGCGGCAACTCTCTCTTATATTATTTTAGTAATCATAACCATTGCGAGCCAGCAGTTTGTAAAATTGGAGGGAAAATCATGAAAGGTTCCAAACTTAAAGCTCGGGACCGATGGATCGATGTTTTAGTTTTTTTAGTGGTTATCTTGGTTTTATTTCCTATTGTATGGACCTTTTTAACTTCAATTAAAGGACGCTTTGATATTTCAGCTATGCCACCTAAATTGTTGTTTACACCCACCATTGAAAATTATCGGAAAGTCTTCATTGAGGACGGTTTTTATCGATATTTTAAAGACTCTATAATAATTGCTTTAATTGCAACTGTCATTGCAATTTTTTTAGGAACCATGACTGCTTACGGATTGGTTCGATATCGAGTAGGAGGTAAGTTTCTTCCTTTCTGGATTTTATCGACTCGTATGCTTCCACCAATTGCTATCATTTTACCGATTTATATCCTTATGCAAAGGATAAAGCTGATTGATACCTATGCTTCAATTATTATTATGCATGTTTTATTGAACCTCCCTTTTGCAGTGTGGCTTATGAGTGGTTTTTTCCGGGAAGTACCTTCTGAGATCGATGAAGCAGCAATGCTCGACGGATGCTCGGTTTTTGGGGCATTCATTCGTGTTCTTTTTCCTGTAGTGATTCCTGGGGTATTGGCAACCACGGTTTTTTGTTTAATCACGTCCTGGAACGAATTCTTATTTGCTTTAATTCTTTCTGGAAGGAATGTCAAAACCCTTCCAGTTGCTGCCGCATTTTATGTGACCGACCGGGACATCCTCTGGGGACCAATGGCAGCGGTAGCAGTTATTGCTTCTATCCCAATTATTATTTTCACTTTTTTAATTCAAAAGCATTTGGTAAGGGGGCTCTCCTATGGGGCAATCAAATAAAGAGAATTTTATCCAAATATTTCGAGGAGAGCCGGCGGATCGAATTTTGTGGATAGCTGATCTAACCTACTGGCGGGACAGCCAGATAATCAAGGGAATTTTACCCGATGAATATCGAGGAATTGATGGTTTTTTAAAACTACATAAAGATTTAGGAGTAGTTCCTTATTATATTTATGCTTTAGATGAACAGGAACCGGATGGAATGTCAGTACATCAGATTGGTGCACCAGGGAGACCTTTTAATGGAGTCTTTCAATATTCTTTTGAAGGAGTTGACATCGAAACTATCGTTAATGGAACTATTCTTGAAACAAAGTTTCATTATCAAGAAAAAACATTTATTCAGAAAAAGGCTTATCTTCCTCAGTCCTTCTGTTATGCATTCATTCAATACCCCATTCAAAAGGCAGAAGACCTGAAATGCCTTCGGAAAATTTATGAGCAGTGTATTTTCAGATCTAATTATTCAGATTATCTCGAAATTGGAGAAAAATGGGGAGATGAAGGAATACCGATTGCTCCCCTGCCAAGAAGTCCACTCTCAGCATTGATTGTAGACTGGATGGGTATCGAAGCTTTTACTTATGCTCAAGTGGATGAACCAATAGAAATTCAAAAAACCATTGATTGTATTGATGAATCGAATGATCAAGCCTTTCAAATTATAATAAAATCTCCCGCAGAAATTTTTCATTTTTGTGATAATCTGAGTGGAACAAGTTATTCTTCTTTTTTCCCACGTTATGCAGCCAACTATTATGCTCGACGCTTTATTCAACTTCATCAAGCAGGGAAAAAAGCAGCAGTTCATATCGATGGAACCCTTAAAGGGATCCTTAATCAAGTTGCAGCAACCGGGGCTGATGCTTTAGAAGCTCTCACTCCGGATCCGGTAGGAGATGTTACAGTTGAGGATTTAAGAAAAGAGAGTCAAAGTGAAAATATTATTTTATGGGGAGGTCTTCCAGCTGTTATGTTTACTCCTTTTTTTGCAAGGGAAGATTTAATAAAACAAGTCAATAGAATTCAAAAACAATGGAAGGAAAATCCAAGGTTTATTGCTGGATCGGCAGATCAAATTCCACCCGATGCTGATTTGGATTACCTTCGTTTGGCATCAGAATTATTTAATCGTGGGAGGAGAATTGACTCATGAAGTTACATCTGATGACTGGTCATGACTTTACTCATGCTATTCAAAAACGTTGGCCTCTTTTTATCCCAGCAGGGACAATTGAATACCATGGTGAACATTTACCGCTGGGTGTGGATACCTTAGCAGTGATCAAAGCTCTTGATGAGGTTGAAAAAAAGATTAATTGTGTTGTAGCCCCACCAGTTTGGTTTGGACCTTCCAGTTTTGCAGTAGCTGGTCCAGAAATGGGAACTATTAATGTAGATACGAATCAGTTTGAAAAACAAGCAAATGATATCCTCCATGGTTTTTTAGAGAATGGCTTTCGCCAAATTTTTGTAGTCATCCACCATCAATATGAAATGGGGCAAATGATGCCCGAGGCTTTAGCTTTTAAAAAGGCATCAGTTTCACTTATTTTTCGACTATTAGAAAAGGAACATGGAAAAGGATGGTGGGGATCAGAGAAAATGTCAAATTACTATAATAATCTGCAAACGAATGAAAATCCTTTTAATTGGATTCAGGTTATTCCTTTAATGAGTCCTGAAATTCAAAAAAAGATGGGTTATGACCACGCTGGGAAGTTGGAAACATCGCTCATGATGGCTTCCTATCCTGAAACAGTTAAGATGCAATACTATAATCCAGATTTTCCCTGGTATACAAAAGATGCTATTAATGCTACCAAAGAATGGGGAGAAGAAACTTTTAGGTTAATTGTAGAATATTTAATAAGGTTAGTATCTTAGTGAAGAATTAAAAGCATGAGGCTTCCCTTCGATCCATTTTTTACTGAAAACATTGAACCGAAAACCGCGGATTGAAAAAGAAAATAAATAAATTTTTCTCTCTTGGGAGAATGGTCATACAATTCTGGAAGAGCTATTTTTTTTATACGTCCTTACTTCTATAATTTGAGTCTTGATCCCTACCCCTGTTCACTTTGTTTATTCCACTTATAGCAAAAAATATTTCCATTAATATTTGTTAATTATTCAAAATAAATATATTAATAGGATTGACTTATGATTATAATAAATCTATTATTTTATTAAAGTAGTTTAATAATTGATTATTAAGGTTGAGATAATAATAAAAATATATGTAAATATTTCCTCCTACAATTAAGAATTGATGTAAATCATTTTTGGAGGGGTTATAAAATGCCAAAAGAATTTTATGATTCTTTTGAAAACATGCTTTTTAATCTTGATAATGCAGCAAAAAAACTAGGTTTAGAATATGATGACTATGTTTCACTTCGTTATCCAGAAAGGGAGTTAACCGTTTCTATACCAGCAGTAATGGATAATGGTCATATTGAAGTATTTACCGGGTATCGAGTTCAATATTCAAGTAGCCGGGGACCATGTAAGGGCGGACTAAGGTATTCAACTGATGTGGATATAAATATTGTAAAAACCTTAGCAGCTTTAATGACCTTGAAAAGTGCCGTAGTAAATATCCCTTTCGGAGGCGCTAAAGGTGCTATTTGCTGTGATCCGTCCCATTTATCAAGAGAAGAATTAAAACGCATTACACGTCGTTATACTGCGATGATCCTCCCACTTATTGGTCCAGAAAAAGATATTCCAGCCCCGGATATTAACACCAATGATGAAGTCATGGGATGGATTATGGATACTTATAGCATGTTCAAAGGGTATTCAGTCCCTGGGGTTGTTACTGGAAAACCCCTAGAAATCGGGGGTACCTTGGGAAGACAAGGAGCAACCGGTCGAGGGGTAGTCTATATCATTAATGATATAGCTCCTTGGTTAGGATTTTCACTGGTTAATGCCAAAGTCTCCATACAAGGTTTTGGAAAAGTTGGAAGCATCTTAGCCCAGCTTCTCGCTCATCAAGGTTCTAAGATTATTGCAATATGTGATATAAGTGGTGGCGTATATCGAGAATCTGGTTTAGATATTGATGACCTTATTAATTATGTAAACAACAATCCCAGCAAGACAATCAAGGGGTATAAAGCCCCAGGTGTAACAGAATTTCCCAAAGAAGAAATTTTCTACTTCACAGTTGACCTTTTTATCCCAGCTGCTAAAGAAAACCAAATCAATGCTTCCATAGCAAAAAAGTTAAATACCAAAATAATCGCTGAAGCTGCTAACGGGCCAACTTTGGTTGAAGCTGATGAAATATTATCATCCCGAAGTATTATTGTGATTCCGGATATTCTGTTAAGTGCTGGTGGTTTGGTAGTTTCTTACTTTGAGTGGGTGCAAAATATACAATCACTGATGTGGGACGAGAGCGAGGTTAATGAATTATTGATGAGAATAATGAAAAGAGCTTTCAATGAAGTGTGGGTTATTCACCAACAAAGAGGGGTAAGTTTGAGAACGGCAGCTTATATGTTAGCAATTGACCGAGTAATAAAAGCCAAAAAAATTAGGGGGGTATTTCCATAATCTGGAAAAAATAAAATGAAAAATCCTCCCAAATCAGAATTAATATATCGAATTATAAAAGAAAATGGGTCTCTTTCGAGAAATGATTTATCGAAAGCAACTGGTATTGGAATTCTAACTATTGCCAAATATGTTGATAAGTTAATTTCAGATGGCAAGGTAGCGGAAAGTGGCTGGGATGATAAAACCGGTGGGAGACCCGCCCGATTGCTCAGTATTAATCCCAACTTTGGCAAGGCATTAGGAATTGAGTTGGGAGGATCCTATATTAACTGGGTTATTTCCAATTGTGTTGGAGATATATTTCAAAGCGGAACGATAAAAGTTCAAAAAAACGAACCAATTAAAAATAATCTGGAAGATCAAATCA from Candidatus Atribacteria bacterium ADurb.Bin276 includes these protein-coding regions:
- the sugB_17 gene encoding Trehalose transport system permease protein SugB; protein product: MKGSKLKARDRWIDVLVFLVVILVLFPIVWTFLTSIKGRFDISAMPPKLLFTPTIENYRKVFIEDGFYRYFKDSIIIALIATVIAIFLGTMTAYGLVRYRVGGKFLPFWILSTRMLPPIAIILPIYILMQRIKLIDTYASIIIMHVLLNLPFAVWLMSGFFREVPSEIDEAAMLDGCSVFGAFIRVLFPVVIPGVLATTVFCLITSWNEFLFALILSGRNVKTLPVAAAFYVTDRDILWGPMAAVAVIASIPIIIFTFLIQKHLVRGLSYGAIK
- the gdhA_2 gene encoding Glutamate dehydrogenase; the encoded protein is MPKEFYDSFENMLFNLDNAAKKLGLEYDDYVSLRYPERELTVSIPAVMDNGHIEVFTGYRVQYSSSRGPCKGGLRYSTDVDINIVKTLAALMTLKSAVVNIPFGGAKGAICCDPSHLSREELKRITRRYTAMILPLIGPEKDIPAPDINTNDEVMGWIMDTYSMFKGYSVPGVVTGKPLEIGGTLGRQGATGRGVVYIINDIAPWLGFSLVNAKVSIQGFGKVGSILAQLLAHQGSKIIAICDISGGVYRESGLDIDDLINYVNNNPSKTIKGYKAPGVTEFPKEEIFYFTVDLFIPAAKENQINASIAKKLNTKIIAEAANGPTLVEADEILSSRSIIVIPDILLSAGGLVVSYFEWVQNIQSLMWDESEVNELLMRIMKRAFNEVWVIHQQRGVSLRTAAYMLAIDRVIKAKKIRGVFP
- a CDS encoding Uroporphyrinogen decarboxylase (URO-D), whose product is MGQSNKENFIQIFRGEPADRILWIADLTYWRDSQIIKGILPDEYRGIDGFLKLHKDLGVVPYYIYALDEQEPDGMSVHQIGAPGRPFNGVFQYSFEGVDIETIVNGTILETKFHYQEKTFIQKKAYLPQSFCYAFIQYPIQKAEDLKCLRKIYEQCIFRSNYSDYLEIGEKWGDEGIPIAPLPRSPLSALIVDWMGIEAFTYAQVDEPIEIQKTIDCIDESNDQAFQIIIKSPAEIFHFCDNLSGTSYSSFFPRYAANYYARRFIQLHQAGKKAAVHIDGTLKGILNQVAATGADALEALTPDPVGDVTVEDLRKESQSENIILWGGLPAVMFTPFFAREDLIKQVNRIQKQWKENPRFIAGSADQIPPDADLDYLRLASELFNRGRRIDS
- a CDS encoding Creatinine amidohydrolase; protein product: MKLHLMTGHDFTHAIQKRWPLFIPAGTIEYHGEHLPLGVDTLAVIKALDEVEKKINCVVAPPVWFGPSSFAVAGPEMGTINVDTNQFEKQANDILHGFLENGFRQIFVVIHHQYEMGQMMPEALAFKKASVSLIFRLLEKEHGKGWWGSEKMSNYYNNLQTNENPFNWIQVIPLMSPEIQKKMGYDHAGKLETSLMMASYPETVKMQYYNPDFPWYTKDAINATKEWGEETFRLIVEYLIRLVS
- a CDS encoding putative ABC transporter-binding protein precursor encodes the protein MKRSTKKCIIFGLVLSLMFIFALVAQGADKPVLRTLVFQGWARTPSLQKQVLEYEKLTGVKVEIEEVPFSQFHEKMILDFASKAGTYDFIGTLTDWFSELVRGGYIIPIDDYIKNDPPEDWPNTYPQALLNLQTKDGKLYGFPTHDGPIMLYYRKDLFEDPKEKEAFKEKYGYELQSPKTWAQFLDMAIFFNRPDQNLNGTVIAAKQGGQQLAYDFYLMLWSFGGDIFDENWKPIFNSQAGIDGLQYYADLRNKWGVTPKASTTYDETESGPIYLEGRAALMWHWSHIASWAEMEDRSKIIGKNGYTVFPVADPNIPHTTLDIHWFFAISSASKNQDETYELVKWLCNKENDKEAAFMGTVACRLSTFHDPDVLEKFPFYSGIEAALAGEAKTTPQIAEYAQVDDLIGIACSKVIAGEKTAKEALDEAAKQVEDLMAKAGYYK
- the sugA_12 gene encoding Trehalose transport system permease protein SugA is translated as MSSIKNRRFNIPQLMVLPTIIFILAVSVYPLIYSFYMTLHDWSLTRAEPPTFVGIGNYISLFQDSRFWYSFRTTVIFTGWAVVMEMVIGMTLALSITRNTRFQQICRSILLIPMMITPVVLSLMWKYMYNPEYGIFNYFLHFLKIEGPIWLGEPSPALPAVIMVDIWQWTPFVFLLLFSGIASLPPDVFEAAQVDGATGFQTFRNITLPLVTPFLLVALLIRFMDSFRIFDTIYVLTKGGPANATETLSIYTYKVGFNYFNMGYAATLSYIILVIITIASQQFVKLEGKS